A stretch of the Psychroserpens sp. Hel_I_66 genome encodes the following:
- a CDS encoding D-alanine--D-alanine ligase: MKKNIAIIMGGYSSEYEISLKSGQVVYDTLDQSKYNTYRIHIFKNKWVFVNDMDEEFPIDKNDFSVRVNETRIYFDCVFNAIHGSPGEDGLMQGYFELLGIAHTSCNMYQAALTFNKRDCLSALKPYDIKTAQSFYVNLGDEIDENAIVEKVGLPCFVKANRAGSSFGISKVYKKEELQNALDVAFKEDDEVIIESFLDGTEVSVGVINYKHDILVLPLTEIVSENDFFDYEAKYLGKSQEITPARIDEDKAEQVRALAKKVYKVLKLKGFSRSEYIFKDGEPHLLEVNTVPGLTKASILPQQAAKAGISMSELFENAIESALQ; this comes from the coding sequence ATGAAAAAAAATATTGCCATCATTATGGGAGGCTATTCTAGCGAATATGAAATCTCATTAAAAAGCGGTCAAGTGGTCTATGATACTTTAGACCAATCAAAATACAATACGTACCGCATTCACATTTTTAAAAACAAATGGGTGTTTGTTAATGATATGGACGAGGAATTCCCAATAGATAAAAATGATTTTTCAGTTCGCGTGAATGAAACCAGAATTTATTTTGACTGTGTGTTCAATGCCATTCATGGGTCGCCTGGCGAAGATGGTTTGATGCAAGGCTATTTTGAGTTGTTGGGTATTGCGCACACAAGTTGCAACATGTACCAGGCTGCATTGACCTTCAACAAGCGTGACTGCTTGAGTGCTTTAAAGCCTTACGATATAAAAACCGCACAATCCTTTTATGTCAATTTGGGCGATGAAATCGATGAAAATGCCATTGTTGAGAAAGTAGGCTTACCCTGTTTTGTAAAAGCCAATCGCGCAGGCAGTAGCTTTGGAATTAGCAAAGTATACAAAAAAGAGGAACTACAAAATGCACTCGACGTTGCATTTAAAGAAGACGATGAAGTTATCATTGAATCCTTTTTAGATGGCACAGAAGTTTCCGTTGGCGTTATAAACTACAAACATGATATCTTAGTTTTACCGCTTACTGAAATCGTCTCAGAAAACGACTTCTTTGATTACGAAGCAAAATACTTGGGGAAATCACAAGAAATCACACCTGCAAGAATTGATGAGGACAAAGCAGAACAAGTAAGAGCACTTGCCAAAAAAGTATACAAAGTTCTAAAATTAAAAGGATTTAGCAGAAGTGAATACATCTTTAAAGATGGAGAACCTCATCTTTTAGAAGTCAATACCGTTCCTGGTTTAACAAAAGCGAGCATTTTGCCTCAACAAGCTGCAAAAGCTGGCATTAGCATGAGTGAATTATTTGAGAATGCGATTGAGTCTGCTCTCCAATAA
- the coaD gene encoding pantetheine-phosphate adenylyltransferase, whose amino-acid sequence MKKAVFPGSFDPITLGHEDIIKRSVKLFDEVIVAIGVNAEKKYMFSLEERKKFIEDAFKDEPKVSVVTYKGLTVEFCQKNNVDFILRGLRNPADFEFEKAIAHTNRDLAPIETVFLLTAARTSYMSSSIVRDVIRNHGDYTKLVPKSVRVK is encoded by the coding sequence ATGAAAAAAGCAGTATTCCCAGGATCGTTTGATCCCATCACTTTAGGCCACGAAGATATTATAAAACGCAGTGTTAAACTCTTTGATGAAGTTATCGTTGCTATTGGTGTCAATGCCGAAAAAAAATACATGTTCTCACTTGAAGAGCGAAAAAAATTCATTGAGGACGCTTTTAAAGATGAACCAAAAGTAAGTGTCGTTACTTACAAAGGTTTAACTGTAGAGTTTTGTCAAAAAAACAACGTCGATTTTATTTTGAGAGGTTTACGTAATCCTGCAGATTTTGAATTCGAAAAAGCCATTGCACATACCAATAGAGACCTTGCCCCAATAGAAACCGTGTTCTTATTAACTGCAGCGAGAACGTCTTACATGTCGTCTTCAATTGTAAGGGATGTAATTAGAAATCATGGAGATTATACCAAGCTTGTACCCAAAAGTGTGCGGGTTAAATAA
- a CDS encoding response regulator: MQIKIAIVDDNSFLINTVKEKLSFFDDFVIKLTAVNGSDLITQIENNHNLDLILMDIEMPILNGIETTEIIKQKYPHIKIIMLTVFDNDENIFNAIKAGADGYLLKEINAKDLHDGIVETLNGGAAMNPSIALKTLKLLRNPLIVENENDKEDIQLTNRETEVLEHLSKGLNYVQIAENLIVSKGTVRKHIENIYRKLQVHNKLEAVQKARKNNLI, from the coding sequence ATGCAAATTAAAATAGCGATAGTAGACGATAATTCTTTTTTAATAAATACCGTAAAGGAAAAACTATCCTTTTTTGATGATTTCGTTATAAAACTTACCGCTGTTAATGGATCTGATTTAATAACCCAAATAGAAAACAATCATAATCTGGATTTGATTTTAATGGATATTGAGATGCCAATTCTCAATGGTATTGAAACGACTGAGATTATAAAACAAAAATATCCGCATATTAAAATAATAATGCTCACTGTTTTTGATAACGATGAGAATATTTTCAATGCGATAAAGGCAGGAGCCGATGGTTATCTACTAAAGGAAATCAATGCAAAAGATCTTCACGATGGCATCGTAGAAACCTTAAACGGTGGAGCAGCAATGAACCCATCAATAGCACTAAAAACATTAAAATTACTTCGGAATCCTTTGATTGTAGAAAACGAAAATGATAAAGAGGATATTCAGTTGACAAATAGAGAGACTGAAGTTTTAGAGCATTTAAGTAAAGGGCTAAACTATGTGCAGATTGCTGAAAACCTTATAGTTTCTAAAGGCACAGTAAGAAAGCATATAGAAAATATCTACCGTAAATTACAAGTGCATAACAAATTGGAAGCTGTGCAAAAGGCACGCAAAAACAATCTTATTTAA
- a CDS encoding PASTA domain-containing protein, with the protein MSLVQFLKSKTFFKHLGLAIVALLVIVFLTMRYLSWTTNHGEFIKVPDLKGKSLATVQIELDDNDLVMEIQDSANYNPKYPKFSVIEQYPNAGSQVKENRKIYLTLNPSGYRKVAVPNIVRRTFRQAKPTLETLGFEVGKVTYVDDIGKDEVIAIKFNGETIKEGDMLPLTSKIDVVLGNGNKGSN; encoded by the coding sequence ATGAGTCTAGTTCAATTTCTTAAGAGTAAAACGTTTTTTAAACATTTAGGGTTAGCCATTGTTGCGTTATTAGTTATCGTATTTTTAACAATGCGCTATTTGAGTTGGACGACAAATCATGGTGAATTTATTAAAGTACCAGATTTAAAAGGTAAATCTCTTGCGACTGTACAGATTGAATTAGATGATAACGATTTGGTGATGGAGATTCAGGATTCTGCGAATTATAATCCAAAATATCCAAAATTTTCTGTGATTGAGCAATACCCAAATGCAGGTTCACAGGTTAAGGAAAACAGAAAAATCTATCTCACTTTAAATCCATCTGGATATAGAAAAGTAGCAGTCCCAAATATTGTACGTCGTACCTTTAGACAAGCAAAACCTACATTAGAAACCTTAGGTTTTGAAGTTGGAAAAGTAACGTATGTTGATGATATTGGTAAAGATGAGGTCATCGCTATAAAATTTAATGGAGAGACCATTAAAGAAGGTGATATGCTGCCACTAACTTCAAAAATTGATGTCGTTTTAGGAAACGGAAACAAAGGATCAAACTAA
- the yaaA gene encoding peroxide stress protein YaaA, translating into MKLVLSPAKSLDYDSKLPTTKTTEARFLNEAERINKLLKKKSPKNLSKLMSISDNLADLNYERNQEWDLPFTKDNARQAIYAFSGDVYRGFDAYTIDTKKLDKVQDTVRIISGLYGILKPLDLIQPYRLEMGTKFPVGKNKNLYEFWTKQVTEALNEELENDELFLNLASNEYFKAIDTTALKVPVIDIKFQELKDGNYKTIAIYSKLARGLMSRYVIDTNAKTIDDIKGFDYENYRYTEDLSSDSELVFTR; encoded by the coding sequence ATGAAACTCGTTCTATCACCAGCAAAATCTTTAGACTACGATAGTAAATTACCAACCACAAAAACCACAGAAGCTCGTTTTTTAAACGAAGCAGAGCGCATCAATAAATTGCTTAAAAAGAAATCTCCAAAAAACTTATCTAAGTTGATGAGTATCTCAGATAATTTGGCAGATCTCAACTACGAGCGCAACCAAGAATGGGATTTGCCATTTACAAAAGACAATGCCAGACAGGCCATTTACGCGTTTAGTGGAGATGTCTATAGAGGATTTGATGCATATACGATTGATACAAAGAAACTGGATAAAGTTCAAGATACTGTGAGGATCATTTCTGGTCTTTACGGAATTTTAAAACCCTTAGATCTCATCCAACCTTACCGATTGGAAATGGGAACAAAATTTCCGGTAGGTAAAAACAAAAATCTGTATGAGTTTTGGACTAAGCAAGTTACCGAAGCTCTAAATGAAGAGTTAGAGAACGATGAGTTGTTTTTAAATTTGGCCAGTAACGAATATTTTAAAGCCATAGACACAACAGCGTTGAAAGTACCCGTAATCGATATTAAATTTCAAGAATTAAAGGATGGTAACTATAAAACCATCGCCATTTATTCTAAGTTGGCGCGAGGCTTAATGTCAAGATACGTGATTGATACCAATGCAAAAACCATTGACGACATCAAAGGTTTTGATTATGAAAATTATCGTTATACCGAGGATTTGTCTAGTGATAGTGAATTGGTGTTTACGAGGTGA
- a CDS encoding RluA family pseudouridine synthase, which yields MTTEHTAPEKDDDDNDDLYEHHSFIADKGQAPLRIDKYLMNRIENATRNKIQTAAKEGSIYVNDIQVKQNYKVKPFDKIRVLFEHPPYEYLLTPEDIPLDIVYEDDELLVINKPAGMVVHPGHGNYSGTLINALVFHFENLPNNSSERPGLVHRIDKDTSGLLVIAKTEQAMTHLSKQFFNKTSEREYVAIVWGNMEDDEGTIEGHIGRHPKNRLQNTVFEGDDADDKGKPAVTHYKVIERLGYVTLVSCKLETGRTHQIRVHMKHIGHTLFNDERYGGERILKGTTFSKYKQFVDNCFKILPRQALHAKTLGFVHPKTGEHMSFDSPVPDDMQQCIEKWRHYATHMQ from the coding sequence ATGACTACAGAACATACAGCACCAGAAAAAGACGATGATGATAATGATGACTTGTATGAGCATCATTCTTTTATTGCAGATAAAGGCCAAGCGCCACTTCGTATAGACAAATATCTTATGAATCGCATCGAGAATGCGACCAGAAATAAAATACAGACAGCTGCCAAGGAAGGGAGTATTTACGTCAACGATATTCAAGTAAAACAAAATTATAAGGTCAAGCCTTTTGATAAGATTCGTGTGCTTTTTGAGCATCCGCCTTATGAGTATTTGTTAACTCCAGAAGATATCCCGTTAGATATCGTTTATGAAGATGACGAACTTTTGGTAATCAATAAGCCAGCAGGTATGGTGGTTCATCCAGGGCATGGTAATTATTCTGGGACGTTGATTAACGCTTTGGTGTTTCATTTTGAAAACTTACCTAATAACTCCAGCGAGCGTCCGGGATTGGTGCATAGAATTGATAAGGACACCTCAGGTTTATTGGTGATTGCAAAAACAGAACAGGCGATGACGCACCTCTCAAAACAGTTTTTCAATAAAACCAGTGAGAGAGAATATGTTGCCATTGTTTGGGGAAATATGGAGGATGACGAAGGTACGATTGAAGGTCACATAGGGCGTCACCCAAAAAACCGATTGCAAAACACCGTTTTTGAAGGTGATGATGCAGACGACAAAGGGAAACCTGCGGTCACACACTACAAAGTAATTGAACGTTTAGGGTATGTAACCTTAGTAAGCTGTAAATTAGAAACAGGTCGTACACATCAAATACGCGTGCACATGAAGCACATAGGTCACACACTTTTTAATGATGAGCGTTATGGAGGTGAGCGTATTTTAAAAGGAACTACGTTTTCAAAATATAAGCAGTTTGTAGATAATTGTTTCAAGATTCTTCCTCGACAAGCATTGCATGCCAAGACATTGGGATTTGTGCATCCAAAAACGGGTGAGCATATGAGTTTTGATTCTCCGGTTCCTGACGATATGCAACAGTGTATCGAGAAATGGAGGCATTATGCAACACACATGCAGTAA